The following are encoded together in the Lathyrus oleraceus cultivar Zhongwan6 chromosome 3, CAAS_Psat_ZW6_1.0, whole genome shotgun sequence genome:
- the LOC127125567 gene encoding uncharacterized protein LOC127125567 — MSIEGDEPVIQIEDEVDESSVPSSKRTKTSMAWEFFEKFFDDKGLPKAKCKNCDKIYMARDGGGTSNLIKHSLRCVGRGNGSSYPPLDQEKYREKISEELGVREKSIILHSLSTTSQRF; from the exons ATGTCTATCGAAGGAGATGAACCCGTAATTCAAATTGAGGACGAAGTTGATGAAAGTTCAGTCCCTAgttcaaaaagaacaaaaactTCTATGGCTTGGGAATTTTTTGAAAAGTTTTTTGACGATAAAGGGCTTCCAAAGGCAAAATGCAAAAATTGTGATAAAATTTACATGGCTAGAGATGGTGGTGGCACTTCAAATTTGATAAAACATTCGCTGAGATGTGTTGGAAGAGGGAATGGATCTTCTTATCCTCCACTTGATCAAGAAAAGTATAGGGAAAAGATTTCTGAG GAATTGGGAGTTAGAGAAAAAAGTATTATCCTTCATTCATTGTCCACCACCTCACAGCGGTTTTAA
- the LOC127129849 gene encoding zinc finger BED domain-containing protein RICESLEEPER 1-like, protein MLEAAIGQREAFTLLSDIDPYFDCLSNEEWDKVKTIADFLKPFYDITVFFSGSTYPTANLYFSGVWRIHMKIKEVACVHHSEFEIQNQLCCMARRMEKKFDKYWNSYSVVLSFAVILDPRYKLQFVEWCYVRLLGSEGVQVAKLILDKLKAFFQEYLKSSNETTASSIQRSIRGSPNIPSNDLQDFGTYESILCEPSKNESDLETYLNEKKINHEEYADLDILQYWKANEGKYLKLSRLARDLLSIPITTVASESAFSIGGRILDKYRSALIPENVEALMCTHDWLCGTPAAIDFDGPDFVEDLSSFFSIT, encoded by the exons ATGCTTGAGGCTGCTATAGGTCAACGAGAAGCTTTTACCCTCCTAAGTGATATTGATCCCTACTTTGATTGTTTATCAAACGAGGAGTGGGATAAGGTAAAAACCATAGCTGATTTTTTGAAGCCATTTTATGATATCACAGTTTTTTTTTCGGGTAGCACTTATCCAACCGCCAACCTCTATTTTAGTGGTGTGTGGAGAATTCATATGAAAATCAAGGAAGTTGCATGTGTTCATCATAGTGAGTTTGAAATACAAAATCAATTATGTTGCATGGCTAGAAGAATGGAGAAAAAATTTGATAAATATTGGAATTCTTATAGTGTTGTTCTATCATTTGCTGTCATCTTAGATCCTAGATATAAGTTGCAGTTTGTTGAGTGGTGCTATGTGAGGTTGTTAGGTAGTGAGGGAGTACAAGTTGCAAAGTTGATTTTAGATAAGTTGAAAGCTTTTTTTCAAGAATATCTCAAGTCCTCAAATGAGACAACCGCTTCATCTATACAAAGGTCAATTAGAGGTAGTCCAAACATTCCCTCAAATGACTTACAGGATTTTGGGACTTACGAAAGTATATTGTGTGAACCATCAAAAAATGAGTCTGATTTGGAAACTTATttgaatgaaaaaaaaattaaccATGAGGAATATGCTGATTTGGATATTTTGCAATATTGGAAAGCAAATGAGGGTAAATATCTCAAACTTTCTAGATTGGCACGTGACCTTTTGAGCATTCCAATTACTACAGTTGCATCAGAATCAGCATTTAGTATAGGTGGACGTATACTTGACAAGTATCGAAGTGCTCTTATACCTGAAAATGTTGAAGCATTAATGTGTACACATGATTGGCTTTGTGGAACTCCAG CGGCAATTGATTTTGATGGACCCGATTTTGTTGAGGACCTTTCATCCTTCTTTTCCATAACATGA